The Agromyces mariniharenae sequence TGAGCGGCGAGATCACGCCCGCGAGCCCGAAGTTGAGGGCGCCGAGCAGCGACGCCGCCGTGCCGGCCTCGGCGCCGTGGTGCGCGAGCGCGAGCACCTGCACCGCGGGGAACGCGAAGCCGCACGAGAGGATGAAGATCCACAGCGGGATCGCCGTGCCCCAGAAGCCCGCGCCGGACGAGTCGAGCATCATGATCGCGACGGCCATCGAAAACTGCACGATCGTGGTGATCGCGAGGATCCATTGCGGCTGCACCGGCCCGCGCATGAGGCGGGAACTCGTCTGCACGCCGATGATGATGCCGATCGAGTTGACCGCGAACAGCAGGCCGTACTGCTGGGCGGTGAACGAGTAGAGCTCCTGGAACAGGAACGACGACGTCGAGAGGTAGCCGAACAGGCCGGTGAAGGTCATGCCGCCGATGATCGCGGCGCCGAGGTACACCCGGTCGCGGAACAGCGCCGCGTAGCGGTCGCGCAGCGTCGAGTGGCCGGCCACGTGGCGGCGCGACTCGGGCAGCGTCTCGACGATGAAGAACGCCACCGCGGTGACGACCACGGCGCCGTAGATCGCGAGGACCACGAACACGCCGCGCCAGTCCATGACCGCGAGCAGCTGCGAGCCGATGACGGGTGCGAGCACCGGCGCGAGGCCGTTCACGAGCGCGAGGCGCGAGAGCATGCGCACGAGCGGCTTGCCGCCGAACAGGTCGCGCACCATGGCCATGGCGACCACGCCGCCCGCGGCCGCGCCGAAGCCCTGCAGCAGGCGGAACACGCTGAGCCACACGATGTCGGGCGCGAGCGCCGCCGCGACGGATGCCGCGATGTGCAGCGCCGTGGCGAGGATCAGCGGGAGGCGGCGACCCACCTTGTCGCTCCACGGGCCGACGATGAGCTGGCCGAACCCGAAGCCGACCATGGTGCCCGTGAGGGTGAGCTGCACGGCGGCGGCGGAGACGCCGAGCTCGTCCTGCAGCACCGGGAAGGCAGGCAGGTAGAGGTCGACCGTGAACGGGCCGAGCGCCGTGAGCGCGCCGAGGATGAGCACGTAGACGAGGCGCTGGCGGCGGCTGAGGAGGTCGCCGGGGTGAGTCGTGGCCGAGTAGTCGTCGGGCCGGATGATGGGGATGGAGGCGGTTGCGGACATGCGGATCCTGGGCGTGCTCGAGTGCGGCGGCGCACGCCCTCGGACGCCGGGGAAACAGGACGACGGCGACCCGTGGGCCGCCGTCGTGAGGCGATCGGGACCTTCGTGGTCTCGAATCGATTCGACTGTGATCGAGTCTAGCGGAGGCACCCCCCGGTCGCGCAAGCGGAGATCGCGGGAATGAGACGATTCAGGCGACCTGCAGCGGGTCCTCGAGCAGGGCCTGGAAGGCGAGCTCGGCGGCGCCGATCGCGAGGCGGTCCTCGCCGAGGGCGGCGACGCGCACGTCCAGGTCCTCTGCCGCCGCGGGCATGGCCTGCTCCGCGACCGCGACCGCGAGGGCATCGGGGTCGCTGGCGGCGACGGTGGCGAGGAAGCCGCCGAGGACCACGAGCGAGGGGTTGAGCACGTTCACGGCATTCGCGAGCGCGGTCGAGAGGATGCGACGCTGCCGCGCCAGCTCGGCCGTCACGTCGGGCGAGTCGGATGCCGCGAGCGCCGCCGCGAGCGTCGGCTCGTCCGCGGCGGCGAGGCCGGCGACCTCGAGCAGGCGGGCCCGGCTGACCTCGTCCTCGAGCACGCCGCTCGGGACGCGCCGGTCGTCGGCGGAGGCGATGCCCGGGCGGTTCTGGCCGAACTCGCCCGCATAGCCGCCGGCACCGCCGACGGCGAGGCCGTGCACGATGAGTCCGCCGCCGATGCCGCTCGCGCCTCCGTTGAGGTAGATGATGTCGTCGACGCCCCGCCCGGCGCCGAACAGGTGCTCGGCCATCGCGCCGAGGCTCGCGTCGTTGCCGACGACGGTCGGCAGGCCCGTGGCCGCCTCGACGAGCGTGCGGAGCGGGGCATCCCGCCACTCCAGGTGCGGCGCGAAGCGCACGAGCCCGTCGGAGGCGCGCACGAGGCCCGGCACCGCGAGGCCGACCGCGACGATCCGCGCGCGACGCAGTGCGCCCGTCCGCCAGCGCCCGAGCTCCTCGGCGACGAGGCGGGCCGTCTCCTCGGGAGTCACGAGGTGGTCGACCTCGATGCGCTCGCGCACGGGGATGCGCCCGTCGAGGCCGACCGCCGCGATGGTCACGGCATCGACCTCGGGATTGACGGCGATGGCAGTGACGCCCGGATGCGGCGCGATCACGGGCGACGGACGCCCGACGCGATTCGTCGGGTCGGGGGCGCGCTCCTCGACGAGTCCGAGGTCGACGAGCTCCCCGGCGAGCGCGGCGACCGTCGAGCGGTTGAGGCCCGTGGCCGCCGTGAGTCGCGCCCGGGAGAGCGGCCCTTCGAGGTGCACGAGCCCGAGGAGTTTCGAGAGGTTTCGACGGTGCACCCCGTCGAACGTTCCGACACGCTCTGACACGCGACCACTCTAGGGGCGCGGGCCTGCACGGGTCCCGTCGACGCGCCGAATTTGTTGCTGTTGACCCCAAATAGCTTCTTGACGTATATTCGGGGCGTCCAGATCACTTTCGACGTTGAAGTCGAAACTTTCGAGAGGTTCAACGATGAACAGACGCAGCACGAGGCTCGTCGCATTGGGTCTCAGCGCCGGCCTCGCCGCCGTCGCCCTTGCCGGATGCGCCCCCTCCGCCGGCGACGGCGAGGGCGACGGCGTGACCCTCACGTGGTGGCACAACGCCACCTCCGGCCCGCTCCCCGCAGTGTGGGAGGAGGTCGCGGCCGAGTTCGAGGAAGCCCACCCGGGCGTCACCGTCGAGCAGACCGGCTACCAGAACGAGGAGCTGCAGCGCACGCTCATCCCCAACGCCCTGGCGTCCGGAGACGCACCCGACCTGTTCCAGGTGTGGCCCGGCGGCGAGCTTCGCGACCAGGTCGAGAACGACTACCTCATGCCCCTCGACGAGGCGATCCCCGACACCATCGAGAGCGTCGGCGCGACGATCAACCCGTGGCAGGTCGACGGCGCCACCTACGGCGTCCCCTTCACGTTCGGCATCGAGGGCTTCTGGTACAACATGGACCAGTTCGCGCAGGCCGGCATCGACACGCCCCCCACGACGCTCGACGAGCTGATCGAGGCGACCGGCAAGCTGCGCGAGGCCGGCTTCACCCCGATCGCGGTCGGCGCCGGCGACAAGTGGCCGGCCGCGCACTGGTGGTACCAGTTCGCGCTGCACTCCTGCTCGCCCGAGACGCTGCAGGCGGCCGAGACGGACTACGACTTCAGCGACGACTGCTGGGTCGAGGCCGGCGAGCAGCTGCAGGAGTTCCTCGGCACCAACCCGTTCCAGGAGGGCTTCCTCGGCACGCCCGCCCAGCAGGGCGCCGGCAGCTCGGCCGGCCTCGTGGCGAACGGCCAGGCCTCCATGGAGCTCATGGGCCACTGGAACGCGGGCGTGATCGGCGGGCTGACGCCCGACCAGACGGTCCCCGAGTACCTCGGGTGGTTCCCCTTCCCGGGCATCGAGGGCTCCGCAGGTGACCCGACCGCGGCGCTCGGCGGCGGCGACGGATTCGGCTGCTCGAAGGACGCTCCGCCGGAGTGCGCCGAGCTCCTCGAGTACATCATGAGCGAGGACGTGCAGGCCAAGTTCGCGGCCAGCGGCTCGGGCATCCCGACCGTCCCGTCGGCGACGGCATCGCTCGAGGACCCGAACCTCAAGGCGGTCGCCGAAGGCCTCGCCGAGGCGTCCTTCGTGCAGCTCTGGTTCGACACGGCGTTCGGCACGACGGTCGGCAACGCCATGAACGAGGGCATCGTCAACCTGTTCGGCGGCGTCGGCTCCCCCGAGGACGTCGTCACGATGATGCAGGACGCGGCGGCCACGCTCTAGCCATGGCAACGCTCCTCGAATCGGCCGGGCCCGCGGTCTCCGCGGGCCCGGCCCCCGCTCCCCCGGCCAGGCGCAGGTCGGCCGCCCGCCGCACCCGGGCCGAGATCGCCCTCTTCGTGGGCCCGGCCCTCATCCTGTTCCTCGGCTTCGTGATCCTGCCGGTGATCCTGGCGGCGGTCTACAGCTTCTACAACCTCCCGCAGGCCTTCCAGTGGGACGACCTGGCGGACCCCGCACGCTTCGTCGGCCTCGAGAACTACCGGCGCGCGCTCGCCGACCCCGTCTTCATGGGTGCCGTCGGCCACAACTTCTTCATCCTCGGGATGAGCCTGCTCATCCAGGGCCCGATCGCCATCGGCGTCGCGCTGCTGCTCAATCGGCGCATGCGCGGCCGCACGGCGTTCCGCCTCCTGATCTTCGTCCCGTACGTGCTCGCCGAGGTCATCGCGGGCCTCTCGTGGAAGCTCCTCCTCCAGCCCAACGGCGGCGTGAACGCGCTCCTCGAGGCGCTCGGCCTCGGCGCCCTCCAGCAGAACTGGCTCGCCGACCCCGCGATCGCCCTCTGGACGATGTTCTTCATCCTGACCTGGAAGTACGTCGGCTTCGCCATCCTGCTGATGCTGGCGGGGCTCCAGGGCGTGCCCGAGGAGCTCGCCGAGGCCGCGTCGATCGACGGCGCGAGCTGGTGGCAGGTGCAGCGGTACATCACGATCCCCCTGCTCGGTCCGACCATCCGCATCTGGGCGTTCCTGTCGATCATCGGCTCGCTGCAGCTCTTCGACATGGTGTGGGTCACCACGCGCGGCGGTCCGCTGAATGCGACCCAGACCATGGCCACCTACATGGTCGAGAAGGGCCAGTTCGGCGGGCAGCCCGGCTACGGCAGCGCCATCGCCGTGATCCTGTTCCTGATCTCGCTCGTCATCGCGCTCGTGTACCAGCGCTTCGCCCTGCGTCGCGACCTCGCCGGCGCCGTCACCAGAGGGGTGCGCTGACATGACCGCCACCACCGCCATCACCACCGACGGCCGGGGCGCTCCGCACGAGCCGGCCGGACGCCGGTTCGACTGGGGCCAGCCGTTCGTCTACGTCATCGCGCTCGTGATCGTCGCGGTCGCCATCGGGCCCGTGCTCTACGTGTTCATCGGCGGGTTCCGCACCACGGCCGACCTGAACGCGAACCCGGCGGGCCTGCCCGACCCGTGGACGCTCCAGAACTGGTCGACCGTGCTCGGCTCGCCCCGGTTCTGGGGCAATGTCTTCGCGAGCATGATCCTCGCGGTCGCCACGACCGCCGGCACGGTCGTCTTCGGGATCATGGCCGCGTTCGTCATCGCCCGGTACACCTTCCGTGGACGCCAGGGGCTGTACGGGCTGTTCGCCGCCGGCCTCATGTTCCCGCTGACCGTCGCTGCGCTGCCGTTGACCCTCATGCTGCGCACGCTCGGGTTGCACGGCTCCTACCTCGGCGTGATCATCCCGAGCGTCGCGTTCGCGCTGCCGACCACGATCATCATCCTGGTGCCGTTCCTCCGGGCCATCCCCGACGAGCTCGAGGAGGCCGCCGCCATCGACGGGACGAGCCGCATCGGGTTCTTCTGGCGCATCCTGCTGCCGTTGTCGATGCCGGGCCTCGTCACCGTCGGCATCCTCGCGTTCATCGGCAGCTGGAACGGGTACCTGCTCCCGCTCCTGGTGATCTCGACCGGTACGCTCCCCCAGGAGCTGTGGCCGCTGCCGCTCGGCGTGACCCAGTTCTCCACGCAGTACTCGCAGGACACCGGCGCCGTGCTCGCCTACACGTCCCTCGCGATGATCCCGGCACTCGTGTTCTTCCTCCTCGCGGAGAAGCGCATCGTCGGCGGCCTCACCGGGGCGGTGAAGGGATGACCGACCAGCAGACCGCCCGGGTCGTGCGCCCGTGGCAGGACACGAGCCTGCCCGCCACCGCCCGCGTCGAGGCCCTCGTCGCCGAGCTCACGCTCGAGGAGAAGATCGCACAGCTCTACGGCGTCTGGGTCGGCGCCTCCGCCGACGGCGAGGACGTCGCCCCGAACCAGCACGAGATGATCGGCGACGTCGACCTCGACGAGCTCGTCCCGAAGGGGCTCGGCCAGCTCACGCGCCCGTTCGGCACCGCACCGGTGGACCCCGGCGTGGGTGCGCTCTCCCTGGCCCGCACGCAGCGCCGCATCGCGGCGGAGAGCCGGCTCGGCATCCCGGCGGTCGCGCACGAGGAGTGCCTCGCCGGCTTCGCCGCGTGGGGTGCGACCGCATACCCGGTCCCGCTGTCGTGGGCTGCCACGTTCGACGCCGAGCTCATCGAACGGATGTCCCGCCGGATCGGCGAGGACATGCGATCGGTCGGCATCCACCAGGGCCTCGCCCCCGTGCTCGACGTGGTGCGCGACGCGCGCTGGGGCCGGGTCGAGGAGACCATGGGCGAGGACCCGTACCTGATCGGCACCATCGGGTCGGCATACGTGCGCGGGCTCGAGTCCGCCGGCATCGTCGCGACGCTCAAGCACTTCGTGGGCTACTCGGCCTCGCGCGCAGGGCGCAACCTCGCCCCGGTGTCGATCGGACGCCGCGAACTCGCGGACGTGCTGCTGCCGCCGTTCGAGATGGTGCTGCGCGAGGGCCGACCGCGGTCGGTCATGAACGCGTACACCGACCTCGACGGGGTCCCGACGGCGGCGGATGCCTCGATCCTCACCGAGCTCCTCCGCGACGTGTGGGGCTTCACGGGCACGGTGGTCGCCGACTACTTCTCGGTCGCGTTCCTGCAGACCCTGCACGGCACGGCCGGGTCGCTGGCGGATGCCGCGGCGGCCGCGCTCGAGGCGGGCATCGACGTCGAGCTTCCGACCGTCCACGCGTTCGGCGCCCCGCTCCTGGAGGCCGTCGCCGACGGCCGTCTCGACGAGGCAGTGCTCGACCGAGCGCTCCGGCGCGTGCTCGCCCAGAAGCTCGAACTCGGTCTCCTCGACGCCGAGTGGGATGCCATGCCGCCGGCCCTCGCCGGCCGCGCCGACGACATCGACGCCGTGCGGGGAACGGTGGACCTCGATCCGCCCGTGAACCGGGCGCTCGCCGCGGAGATCGCCGAGCGCGCGATCGTGCTCCTGCGCAACGACGGCACGCTGCCGCTCACTGCGCCGCGGCGGATCGCGGTCATCGGCCCGACCGCCCACGACCGGTTCGCGGTGCTCGGGTGCTACGCCTTCCCGACGCACGTGGGCGTCCACCATCCCGAGTCGGGCGACGGCATCGAGCTGCCCACGCTGCTCGAGTCGCTGCGCGTCGAGTTCCCCGACGCCGAGATCGTCCACGCCGCCGGAACGAGCATCGACGGCGACGAGGTCGACGGAATCCCGGATGCCACGGCGCTGGCGGCCTCGGCCGACGTCGTCGTGCTGGCCCTCGGCGATCGTGCGGGGCTGTTCGGCCGGGGCACGAGCGGCGAGGGCTGCGACGCCGAGTCGCTGCAGCTCCCGGGCGCCCAGGCCGTGCTGCTCGAGGCCGTGCTCGACGCCGGCGTGCCCACCGTGGTGACGATGCTCGCGGGACGCCCGTACACGCTCGGCACCGCGCCCGACCGTGCCGCCGCCATCCTCGAGGCGTTCTTCGCCGGCGAGGAGGGGACCCGCGCGCTCGCGGGCATCCTGAGCGGCCGCGTCGAACCCGGCGGGCGGCTGCCCGTCTCCGTGCCGGCGTCGGCGGGCGTGCACCCGTCGACCTACCTCGCGTCGCCGCTCGACCAGCGCAACGGCGTCTCGAACATCGATCCCACGCCGCGGTACCCGTTCGGCCACGGCCTCACGTACACGACGTTCGAGTGGTCGGACTTCGCGGGCGACGAGGCCGAGATCGGCACCGACGGTTCGGCCGCGGTGCGCCTGCGGGTCCGCAACGCCGGCGAGCGTCGCGGCGTCGAGGTGGTGCAGCTGTACCTGCACGATCCGGTCGCGACGATCGTGCGGCCCGTGCAGCGGCTCATCGGGTTCGCCCGCATCGAGCTCGCCCCGGGCGAGGAGGCCGATGTGCGGTTCATCGTGCCGGCCGACCTGGCGTCGTTCACCGTGCGCCCGGGCGAGCGGATCGTCGAGCCGGGCGAGCTCGTGCTGAGCGCGGGCCGTTCGAGCGGCGACCTGCCGTACGCGCACTCCGTGCGGCTCACCGGGCCGATCCGCACCGTCGACCACACCCGCCGGCTGCACCCCGAGGTGACGGTGGAGCGCATCGCGGCGCACACCGGTGCCGCCGCGGCATCCGTCATGGACTGAGGCCGCGCTCGCAGAAGCCCCCGATGCAGATAGGACCCACCCAGAAGGAGGACAGCCCTACCGGTCCCTCACCGGATCCCCTCGCATCACCACGCACCAGGACGGGTCGGCGTCGCCTCGCGCGACGCCGACCGCCATCGACGCGCGAAGGAGCGCTCATCATGCAACGACGCAGGATCCTGAGAACACTCGCCCTCGCCACTGCGGCCGCCGTGTCGGCCGCGCTCGGCGTCGCCATCGCGGCCCCGGCCAGTGCCGACCCGGTCATGGTCAGTGCGGCCGACTTCGAGGACGGCACCACCGGCCCCTGGGGTCCGCGCGGGGGCGTCTCGCTCACCGTGACCGAGGCCGAGGCCCACGGCGGCGCCAAGAGCCTCGCCGTGACGAACCGCACGGCGAACTGGCAGGGGGTGTCGGCGAGCTCCGCGACGCTGGGCCTGCAACCGGGTGGCACCTACCAGTTCTCGGCGTGGGTGAAGCTGCCCGCCGGCGAGGCGGGCACGACCGGCATCCACTTCACCGCGGAGCAGACGCCCGCCGGCGGCGGCTCGAACACCTACACGTGGATCGGCGGGTCCGTCGACACCACGGCCGACGGCTGGGTGCAGATCGGGGGCGCCTACGTGTTCCCCGACGCGCTGGCCGGCGCGAACCTGTACATCGAGGCGGCCGCGATCGGCGACCGGAACCCGTCGTTCCTTGTGGACGACCTCCTCATCACGACCGAGGACGGAGGCACGGTGCCCGATCCCGACTTCGTGCCGGGCGGCGCGATCAACCCCGTCGTCACGCCGGTGAGCCTGGCGGAGGGCACAGGGAACGTCTCGGCCCTGACGTTCGACGACGGGCCGAACCCCGGGACGACGCCTGCGCTGCTCGACTTCCTCGCCGCCCACGACCTGAAGGCCGTGTTCTGCGTCATCGGGCAGAACATCACCGCACCGGGCGGCGCCGCGATCCTGCAGCGGATCGTCGACGAGGGCCACGTGCTCTGCAACCACTCGACGGGCTACGCCGACATGGGCTCGTGGTCGGCGGCGCAGGTCGAGGCCGACCTGAAGGCCAACCTGCAGATCATCCGCACCGCGCTCGGCGACCCGAACCAGCCCGTGCCGTTCTGGCGCGCCCCCAACGGCAGCTGGGGCGTCACGCCGGCGGTCGCGGTCGCGCTCGGCATGCAGCCGCTCGCAGTGGTCAACACGATCGACGACTGGGCGACCCAGGATGTGGCGACCCTGACCGGGAACCTCCGCACGGCCATGAAGCCGGGCGAGGTCGTGCTCGCGCACGACGGCGGCGGCGACCGGTCGGGCACCCTCGCGGCGGTGCAGACGGTGGTCGCCGAGCGGCTCGCCGACGGCTGGCAGTTCGTCTTCCCGAAGGGCACGCCGCCGGCCGCGGGTGAGGTCGTGCTCGACACCGACTTCGAGGACGGGCTCGACGGCTGGGGCCTGCGCGGCGGCAGCGGCACCACGACCGCGACGGTCGAGCTCTCGACGGCGCAGGCGCACGGCGGCGCGCAGGCGGCGGTCGTGACGGACCGGTCGACCCAGGGCGACGGAATCGGCCACGACGTGACCGGGCTGCTCGACCCGTCCGTGACCTACGAGCTCACCGCCTGGCTGCGCTTCGGCGAGGGCCAGGACGTCGACGACGTCTGGCTGAGCCGCGCGAACACGACCGGCGGCACCACCGCCTTCGCGACGCTCGCGCAGTTCGACACCGTCACGAACAGCGGATGGACCGAGGTGACGGCGACCTTCCAGGGCTCCGACGCCGACGGCTCGCTGCTCTACTTCGAGACCCGGTGGGACAACGGCGCGGTGGGCAATATCAGCGACCTCTACGTCGACGACATCGTGCTCCGCGTGCCCGAGCCTCCGGTCATCGAGGACCTCACGGGCATCCGGGAGACGGTCGACTTCCCGGTGGGCGTCGCGATCGACAGCCGCGAGACGTCGGGTGCGGCATCCGAGCTGCTGCTGCGCCACTTCGACCAGGTGACGCCCGAGAACTTCATGAAGCCCGAGGCCTGGTACGACGCGGACGGCGACTTCGTCGCCGCGAACGCCGAGGCGGACGCCGTCATGGACTTCGCGCAGGAGCACGACCTGCGCGTGTACGGGCATGTGCTCGTGTGGCACAGCCAGACGCCCGCCTGGTTCTTCCAGGACGACGCGGGTCAGCCGCTCGCGGCCGACGACGCCGGCAGGGCGGTGCTGCGCGACCGGATGCGAACGCACATCTTCGACGTGGCCGAGTACCTCGCCGGGAAGTACGGTCCGTTCGGTTCCGACACCAACCCGCTCACCGCGTTCGACGTCGTGAACGAGGTCGTCTCCGACGGCGGCGAGTTCACCGACGGCCTGCGCCGCAGCGAGTGGTACCGGATCCTCGGGGAGGAGTTCATCGACCTCGCGTTCGCATACGCCGACGAGGCCTTCAACGAGGTCCACGCGGCGGATGGCGCGGACCGGCCGGTCGCCCTCTTCATCAACGACTACAACACCGAGCAGGGCGGCAAGCAGGAGCGCTACCGCGCCCTCGTGGAGCGGCTGCTCGCACGTGGCGTGCCGGTCGACGGCGTGGGACACCAGTTCCACGTGAGCCTCGCGATGCCCGTCTCGGCCCTCGAGCAGGCGATCGTCGCCTTCGAGGACCTGCCCGTCACGCAGGCGGTCACCGAGCTCGACGTCACGACCGGCACCCCGGTCGCGCAGGCGAAGCTCGTCGACCAGGGCTACTACTATCGCGACGCGTTCCGGGTGTTCCGCGAGCACGCGGACTCGCTGTACTCGGTCACGGTGTGGGGCCTCACCGACGGTCGCAGCTGGCGTGCCGGCTCGGGTGCGCCGCTGATCTTCGACGACCAGTACCGGGCCAAGCCCGCGTACCACGGTGCCATCGACGGCGACCTTCCCGCGCCGCAGCGCACCGCGAACGTGTTCGCCGGCGACGTGCCGCTCGACGATGCGGCGACCGCGTCGCCCGAGTGGGACCGGCTGCCGCGGCACGCCGTCGAGGGCGTGGCGGAGTTCCAGCTCCGTTGGGCGAGCGACCACCTCACGGTGTTCGCGAGCGTCGACGACGCGACGACGGATGCCGTGGACGGCGTGGAGCTGCGGCTCGGCGACGCCGTGATCACCGTCGGCCGCGACGGGTCGGGCGGCGTCGCGGCGGAGGTGACCGAGCACGAGGGCGGCTACGACCTCGTCGCGCACCTGCCGCTGTCGGGTGCCGTGCAGGGCGACACGCTCGCGTTCGACCTGCGGGTGACGGATGCCTCGGGCGAGACGGTGGGCTGGAACGCGCCGGGCGTGCTCGGCACGCTCACGCTCGTCGAGCCGCTGTCCGTCCTCGAGGTCGTCGAGGCCGACGCGGCACCCGCCGTGGACGGCGCGATCGAGGCCGCGTGGAGTGACGCGAACACCGTGCGCACCGAGAAGCCCGTGCTCGGGGAGACCGGCGCGACCGCGGACGTCCGCACGCTCTGGTCGGGCGACACGCTGTACGTGCTCGCGGAGGTCGCCGACCCGATCGTCGACGTCTCGGGCTCCGACCCCTGGATCCAGGACTCGGTCGAGGTCTACGTCGACCCGGGGAACGCGAAGAACGGCTCGTACCGGTACGACGACACGCAGATCCGGGTGAGCGCCGCGAACGCGGTGTCGTTCGGCACGGGCGACGAGGGGTTCCAGCGGGCACGCGTGCAGAGTGCCACGGCGCTCGTCGACGGCGGGTACGTCGTCGAGCTGTCGGTCGACCTCGGCGACGCTGCGGGCCTCGGCACCTTCCACGGGCTGGACTTCCAGGTCAACGACGCGTCGGGTGGCCAGCGCACGGCGATCCGCAACTGGGCCGACCCCACGGGTGCCGGGTACCAGTCGACGGCGCGCTGGGGCGTCGGCGAGTTCGTCGGCCCGGCCGCGCCGACCGCCGTCGAGAACGTCGTCGCGCCGTCGATCCAGGGCCAGTCGCTCGCGGGTCGCGTGCTCACGGCCGATCCGGGCGAGTGGAGCCCGTCGCCGGTGGAGCTGTCGTACCAGTGGCAGCGCGACGGCGTCGACATCCCCGGGGCGACCGGTGCGCTGTACCGCGTGCACGGCCTCGACCGCGGCTCGGCGCTGACGGTCATCGTCACCGCGACGGCCGACGGGCTCGACGCGGGCGTCGCGGCCACCTCGCCCGTCACCGTTCCCGGGATCGGCCGCCCGCTTCCCTAGCGCGGGCGATCGGCGGCGCCGCCGGCCGGGACTCCCCACCCGGCCGGCGGCGCCGTGCGTCGGATGCCGCGACCAGAGCCCGGATTATAGGAAGATATATGCCCATAAAGCCGGGCAAACCGCTACGATGCGGGACATGAGCAGCGCAGCATCCCGATTCGCGGTGGGTCTGCTGGCAGCCTGGGCAGTCGCGACCCTGGCCGCGTGCACAGCGTCGACCGATCCGCCACCGCAGTCCGCTTCGCCGACCACGCTCGCGGCACCGACTCCGACGCCGTCTGAAGGCGTCGCGTGCCAAGACCACTTCATCGCGCAGATCGAGTGGGGAACCGATCCGGCCGCTCCGCAGACCGCGTACATCGCGCTCACCAACACCGGCGACACGGACTGCTCCCTTTCCGGATTCCCGAGCGAGACGGCGTTCCTGGGCGCGTCCGGGCCGATCGAGACCGTGGGTTACGGCGTCGAAGGCGCTGCAACGGCCGACGACTACGGCCGCGCCGGCGAGGTCGTGACCATCGCTCCCGGGCAACGCGCCTACATCTGGGCCCGGATCGCGCAGACGGCCGATCGGGCGAGCGATGACCCCTGCCAGTTCCCGGTCGCCGCGACGGGGTGTCACCCTGGTGTTGCCCGACGCATCCGGTCCGATCGTCGCGCCGGTCGACATCGAAGTGTGCCTGGACGCCGACGAGGATGACCTCCAGGTCGGCCCCATCGATTCAGAAGCCCGACCTGCTTCGACCGGAGGATGATCACGTGAAGGGGTCGAAGCCAGGCGCGTGACCCGCGCTCAGGCTCGCGGGGGCGCCGTGCTGTCGCGCACCACGAGGCTCGTCGCGAGGTCCATGCGCGGCGTCGACTCCACGGCCTCCTCGGCGAGCCGCAGCGCGAGCAGTGCCGCCTCCTCGCCCATGCGCCGGAGCGGCTGGTGCACGGTCGTGAGCTTCGGCGTGAGCCAGCGCGCGAGCGGGATGTCGTCGTAGCCGACGACCGAGAGGTCCTCGGGCACGCGGATGCCGCGCTCCCGCGCCGCCTCGAGCACGCCCAGCGCCTGCATGTCGCTGCCGGCGAAGATCGCGGTCGGCCGCTCGGGGCCGTCGAGCACCTCGCGCGCCCGGTCGCGGCCGCCGGAGGTGTGGAAGTCGCCGAACCGGATCCACTCCTCGCGGATGGGGAGTCCCGCGGTGTTCATCGCCGAACGATAGCCGTCGAGGCGCGCGAGCGAGCACATCATGTCCTCGGGC is a genomic window containing:
- a CDS encoding multidrug effflux MFS transporter; translation: MSATASIPIIRPDDYSATTHPGDLLSRRQRLVYVLILGALTALGPFTVDLYLPAFPVLQDELGVSAAAVQLTLTGTMVGFGFGQLIVGPWSDKVGRRLPLILATALHIAASVAAALAPDIVWLSVFRLLQGFGAAAGGVVAMAMVRDLFGGKPLVRMLSRLALVNGLAPVLAPVIGSQLLAVMDWRGVFVVLAIYGAVVVTAVAFFIVETLPESRRHVAGHSTLRDRYAALFRDRVYLGAAIIGGMTFTGLFGYLSTSSFLFQELYSFTAQQYGLLFAVNSIGIIIGVQTSSRLMRGPVQPQWILAITTIVQFSMAVAIMMLDSSGAGFWGTAIPLWIFILSCGFAFPAVQVLALAHHGAEAGTAASLLGALNFGLAGVISPLIGLMGVGSAVPMAFVMLLAAVVAIVALWALVRPKTVPPLSD
- a CDS encoding ROK family transcriptional regulator — translated: MSERVGTFDGVHRRNLSKLLGLVHLEGPLSRARLTAATGLNRSTVAALAGELVDLGLVEERAPDPTNRVGRPSPVIAPHPGVTAIAVNPEVDAVTIAAVGLDGRIPVRERIEVDHLVTPEETARLVAEELGRWRTGALRRARIVAVGLAVPGLVRASDGLVRFAPHLEWRDAPLRTLVEAATGLPTVVGNDASLGAMAEHLFGAGRGVDDIIYLNGGASGIGGGLIVHGLAVGGAGGYAGEFGQNRPGIASADDRRVPSGVLEDEVSRARLLEVAGLAAADEPTLAAALAASDSPDVTAELARQRRILSTALANAVNVLNPSLVVLGGFLATVAASDPDALAVAVAEQAMPAAAEDLDVRVAALGEDRLAIGAAELAFQALLEDPLQVA
- a CDS encoding ABC transporter substrate-binding protein gives rise to the protein MNRRSTRLVALGLSAGLAAVALAGCAPSAGDGEGDGVTLTWWHNATSGPLPAVWEEVAAEFEEAHPGVTVEQTGYQNEELQRTLIPNALASGDAPDLFQVWPGGELRDQVENDYLMPLDEAIPDTIESVGATINPWQVDGATYGVPFTFGIEGFWYNMDQFAQAGIDTPPTTLDELIEATGKLREAGFTPIAVGAGDKWPAAHWWYQFALHSCSPETLQAAETDYDFSDDCWVEAGEQLQEFLGTNPFQEGFLGTPAQQGAGSSAGLVANGQASMELMGHWNAGVIGGLTPDQTVPEYLGWFPFPGIEGSAGDPTAALGGGDGFGCSKDAPPECAELLEYIMSEDVQAKFAASGSGIPTVPSATASLEDPNLKAVAEGLAEASFVQLWFDTAFGTTVGNAMNEGIVNLFGGVGSPEDVVTMMQDAAATL
- a CDS encoding carbohydrate ABC transporter permease, coding for MATLLESAGPAVSAGPAPAPPARRRSAARRTRAEIALFVGPALILFLGFVILPVILAAVYSFYNLPQAFQWDDLADPARFVGLENYRRALADPVFMGAVGHNFFILGMSLLIQGPIAIGVALLLNRRMRGRTAFRLLIFVPYVLAEVIAGLSWKLLLQPNGGVNALLEALGLGALQQNWLADPAIALWTMFFILTWKYVGFAILLMLAGLQGVPEELAEAASIDGASWWQVQRYITIPLLGPTIRIWAFLSIIGSLQLFDMVWVTTRGGPLNATQTMATYMVEKGQFGGQPGYGSAIAVILFLISLVIALVYQRFALRRDLAGAVTRGVR
- a CDS encoding carbohydrate ABC transporter permease codes for the protein MTATTAITTDGRGAPHEPAGRRFDWGQPFVYVIALVIVAVAIGPVLYVFIGGFRTTADLNANPAGLPDPWTLQNWSTVLGSPRFWGNVFASMILAVATTAGTVVFGIMAAFVIARYTFRGRQGLYGLFAAGLMFPLTVAALPLTLMLRTLGLHGSYLGVIIPSVAFALPTTIIILVPFLRAIPDELEEAAAIDGTSRIGFFWRILLPLSMPGLVTVGILAFIGSWNGYLLPLLVISTGTLPQELWPLPLGVTQFSTQYSQDTGAVLAYTSLAMIPALVFFLLAEKRIVGGLTGAVKG